In Candidatus Moanabacter tarae, the genomic stretch TACGATTGCTCAGGATTGTAAATGCCAGTAGAAGTTAAAATACGAAAAGGCGAGCCCATGGAACGTGCTCTCCGGCGTCTGAAGAAGAGATTGGATCGAGAGGGCGTGATTAGGGACGTGCGTGCCAAGAGGTATTTTGAGAAACCTTCGGAAGTGAAGCGTCGAAAGAAGAAGATTGCTGCATTTTCCAATATGCTGAGGCTTCGCCACGAGAATAGGTAATTACCGAGTATTTTCTCACATCAGCTTCTCCACGATTTCCTAACCTATTGTGTAGAGTGGGTTCGGGTCGAACCCTGGTAGATCTTCAAGCTGTCGTGTTGGTATGTACAGTGGTATTTTTAGATTTTAGAGGAATTCGTTAACCCAGCGGCGGTGGGGACCCGATAGGGCGACTTTGTCGAGGTTCGAGAGATGAATCCAGTGGAGATCCGAGGAGGCTTCTATCCTTTTCCGCAGGGCTGGATTTGGATCTAGGTAATAAAGTTTCTCAGTTATCCGTTCGTTGCCGATGCTTCGGTTTCTAATAGCAAAAGGGCGGGGAAGATCGATTTCTTCCTTAAATAGATCAGTATTAGGTAACTCATAGATTTTCGCAAGGCGGATATTTTTATGAGGCGTTTTGTAAAGAAGAATGGAATTTTTGTTGCGAACGAAAAGACGCTGTACGGAGAGTCGACGGGTTAACCTGGGGTGGAATTTTGGAATTAAATGTGCTGTTCCATTTTGACCGGTGATGCAAAAATTTAGGAGAGGACAGTTGGTGCATTTGGGTTTGTTCTTCAAGCAGACGGTTGCACCAAGTTCCATCATCGCTTGGTTGTGTACTCCTGGGTTGGCGGATTTGATTAGCCAATTGGCAACGGGGGCGAGGGATTTTGCGGCAGAGGTAGCGTTTCGAAATAATTGAGAACAGTTGAAAATTCTAGCGAGGACGCGAATAACATTTCCGTCTAAGCAAGCAATGTGTTGCCCGAAAGAGATACTGGCTATGGCGGCTGCGGTGTAAGGACCGACTCCAGGGAAAGTTTTCCATTGCTCGGCAGTTTCGGGAGTTTTGGGAAGAGAAACAAAGGTTTTCGCCAATTGGAGAAGATTGCGGGCCCGTTTGTAGTAACCTAGACCTTCCCAGGCTCTAAGTACATTATTTTCATCAGCTTGCGCAAGAGTATTGAAATCAGGGAATTGATCTATCCACCTTTCAAAATAAGGAATGACTGTTTTGACCTGGGTTTGCTGAAGCATGAATTCTGATACCACCGTCTTATAGAGAGAGGGATTTTCCCTCCATGGGAGAGGGCGGCTCCTTTCTGTGTACCATTTGTTGAGGACCTCTATTAATTTTTGGTCTTCACAGGATTGTGGATTGAACATTCTCAGGAATTCTATCTTAATAATTGGAGGTGGCGAGAAAATCGACAAAGAAGCCTGATGAGGAGCCTAAAAAGCTGAGTTCCTATACCTTAAGCTTGGACGATGGGCAGATGAAAAAGCTTGAGGACATTTGCGATCAGAAGGGCTTCGGGTATTACGAAGTCGGCTATTCCCGTTTCGCCTTCAAGTCGAAACATGACCGCATCAATATCGTGGGTTATGAAAGCGGAAAGGTTGTTATTCAGGGCAAGGGTACGGAGGATTTTGTACGAGACGTGGTAGAGTCCGAGGTTACAGGCGAACCAAGGCTAGGCTATGAAGAATTCCATAACCCGCAATGGTTTGATGAGCACGCAGGCTTAGATGAGGCGGGGAAGGGAGATTTGTTCGGACCCCTAGTAACAGCCTGTGTAGTGGCGGACGGAGCGATGGTCCGGGCGTGGATAGAGAAGGGTGTTCGAGACAGCAAGAAGATGACTGATTCCTCCATTTTGCGTTTAGAGAAGTTGATCAAGGCAACCCGAGGCGTGGTAGTTAAAACTGCCTATTGCAGGATGAGGAAATACAATGAGTTGATGTCCAAACCAAATGCAAATCTTAATCGGCTGTTGGCTTGGTTACATTCTCGTTCGTTAGAAGACGCCCTTGGGGTTCGTACAGTGAAATGGGGCTTGCTTGACCAGTTTTCGACTACACCTCTTGTTCAGAATTATTTGAAGGTGAAATCGTTTAAACTAGAAGCACAGCCAAGAGCTGAAGTGGATCCAGTTGTAGCTGCAGCTTCTATTTGTGCTCGTGCCGAATTTCTTCGGCAGATGAAAGGATTGTCAGAGAATTTTGGTGAAACACTTCTTAAAGGAGCTAGTTCCAATGCAAAAAGTCAGGCCGTTCGGATTGTAGAAAAAATGGGGGATAGGGCACTTGGTGACTTTGCGAAACTACACTTTAAGACGGTTTCTGAAGTGATGAATTTGGTACGGAGATAAAGACTTCTTGAATCCACTGAGAGCACTAGATTGTAAGTTGCATGAGAGGCTACATGAAGCGGTCCTTGATTGAATTTGATTTGGATGCAGTGTCGGGATGTAGCGGTATAGCGGGCGTCGATGAGGCAGGCAGAGGAGCTCTGGCTGGTCCGGTAGTAGCATCAGCAGTTTGTTTATCTGAGAACTTCTATGCCTATCGGCATAGTCTTCCTGAAATTTCTGAGGTAAATGATTCTAAAAAACTGTCAGATCGACAGCGTAAAAGGGTATTTAAGGGCCTATGGAAACTGCGAGACTCTGGATCGATTGAGATCGAGATTGGGGTGGCAACAGTCAGTGAGATAGAGAAAATGAATATTCTAGGAGCAACACGTATGGCTATGCGGCGAGCTCTCTATCGACTAGCGAAAGTCTTTCCTGAAGGAGTTGACCCTGCGGCATCTAGAGAGAAAGAATTCCTGTTTCGGAGGGGCTGCGATGACAGCGCAACGACGCCCGATAGCCCCATGATAAGGAGGACACATAAGATACTCGTTGACGGAAACCCCCTTAGTCCTTTCCCTTACAAACACACTGCTGTTGTCAAGGGAGACGGCAAATCCCTTGCTATTGCAATGGCCTCAGTTGTTGCGAAGGTCGTTCGGGACCGTATAATGTGTGGTTTGGATTCGCTTCATCCGTATTACGGATTTTCTAACAACAAGGGATACGGGACTAATTTCCATTGTGCGGCGATTAGAGATAAAGGTCCTTCCCGACATCACCGGAGGCTGTTTTTGAGGAGGCTCCTGGAGCCCGAATCGGAGCGTAATCAGTTGGAATTTTATCATTCCTAGAAAGGGATTTTGCAATGGATTCGAAAGGGATGAGATCTCTCGGAGCAGTTGAATCTGGTTCTGCCAAATTCCGAGCGATGAATCCTGAATCTAGTAAGAGATTAATATGACCCAGAGGATTCGAGTTGGGCAAATTACTTTTTTGTTTAGCTCCTTAATGTGCATCAACTAGGTGTAAAGATTAATGGCTTCAACTGAGCGCTTAGATTGATGAAATTTATACATCCCATTTTAAGTTGCGTGGAGGCTCAGGAGCTTGAGAGGCGGCTGCTTAACGGTGATGAGGCTCGAGAGTGGAAGGCGATGAACCAAGCAGGGCGTTCTCTGGGAATTAGGGTATTAGATGATTTTGGTGAAATTGGATATTTCCCGGAATGCGGAAGGATCCTAGTCCTGGCCGGGAAGGGTCATAATGGAGGAGATGCAATTCTGGCTGCGGATGAAATACTTAAGGCAAAGAATAAGGCTAAAGTGACTGTGGCTTTAGTCCTTGGAGACCGTGGCTTGAAGCCTTTGGTCAGGCGTTCAGTAGAATTGC encodes the following:
- the rnhB gene encoding Ribonuclease HII yields the protein MRGYMKRSLIEFDLDAVSGCSGIAGVDEAGRGALAGPVVASAVCLSENFYAYRHSLPEISEVNDSKKLSDRQRKRVFKGLWKLRDSGSIEIEIGVATVSEIEKMNILGATRMAMRRALYRLAKVFPEGVDPAASREKEFLFRRGCDDSATTPDSPMIRRTHKILVDGNPLSPFPYKHTAVVKGDGKSLAIAMASVVAKVVRDRIMCGLDSLHPYYGFSNNKGYGTNFHCAAIRDKGPSRHHRRLFLRRLLEPESERNQLEFYHS
- the mutY gene encoding Adenine DNA glycosylase, with amino-acid sequence MFNPQSCEDQKLIEVLNKWYTERSRPLPWRENPSLYKTVVSEFMLQQTQVKTVIPYFERWIDQFPDFNTLAQADENNVLRAWEGLGYYKRARNLLQLAKTFVSLPKTPETAEQWKTFPGVGPYTAAAIASISFGQHIACLDGNVIRVLARIFNCSQLFRNATSAAKSLAPVANWLIKSANPGVHNQAMMELGATVCLKNKPKCTNCPLLNFCITGQNGTAHLIPKFHPRLTRRLSVQRLFVRNKNSILLYKTPHKNIRLAKIYELPNTDLFKEEIDLPRPFAIRNRSIGNERITEKLYYLDPNPALRKRIEASSDLHWIHLSNLDKVALSGPHRRWVNEFL
- the rpsU gene encoding 30S ribosomal protein S21 — translated: MPVEVKIRKGEPMERALRRLKKRLDREGVIRDVRAKRYFEKPSEVKRRKKKIAAFSNMLRLRHENR
- the rnhC gene encoding Ribonuclease HIII; this translates as MKKLEDICDQKGFGYYEVGYSRFAFKSKHDRINIVGYESGKVVIQGKGTEDFVRDVVESEVTGEPRLGYEEFHNPQWFDEHAGLDEAGKGDLFGPLVTACVVADGAMVRAWIEKGVRDSKKMTDSSILRLEKLIKATRGVVVKTAYCRMRKYNELMSKPNANLNRLLAWLHSRSLEDALGVRTVKWGLLDQFSTTPLVQNYLKVKSFKLEAQPRAEVDPVVAAASICARAEFLRQMKGLSENFGETLLKGASSNAKSQAVRIVEKMGDRALGDFAKLHFKTVSEVMNLVRR